Genomic window (Candidatus Binataceae bacterium):
CGATAGGCGCCGCGCGGATGGTGGCGGAAGAAGCGGATAACGCGTTCGCTCTGGAACCGCTGTACGTGAGGTCGGCGGAGGCAATTTTCAAGGTTGATCCTCTAACCTCGGGAGTGACGGGCAATGGAGCAGAAGGAAGAAGAATTGATTCATCAGTACGTGACCAGCGACGAAGAACTTAGGATGCTGTATGAGGAACACGCGGAGCTGAAACGCCAGCTCGAATCTTTACGCCTCAAGCACTACCTCACCGCCGAAGAAGAAATCGAAAAGAAGCGCATCCAGAAGCTGAAGCTCGCCTCCAAGGACCGCATCATGGCGTTGCTCCATCGCCATCAGCACGAAGACGAGGCGCGCTAGGCCCGCGACGCGCATCCAGCGCTCCGGGCCGAAACCCCAACTGATGCCAAGTCATACGATATCCGTACTGGTCGAGAACGAGTTCGGCGTGCTCGCGCGTGTCGCCGGCCTGTTCTCGAGCCGCGGCTTCAATATCGAGTCGCTCACCGTCAACGAGGACCCGCTGGATCCCACCGTCTCGCGCATTGTGCTGGTGGCGACCGGCGACGACCAGGTTCTCGAACAGATCAACAAGCAGCTCAACAAGCTGGTCTCCGTGATCAAGGTCACCGACTTCAAGGACACCAGCACCATCGATCGCGAAATGGTGATGGTCAAGGTCTCGGTGGACGAGCGCACGCGGGCCGAACTCGATTCGATCGTCGGCGCCTTTCGCGCCCACGTGATCGACATCGGTCCGCGCGCGGTAACCGTGGAAGTGACCGGGGATGCCGACAAGATAAAGGCGTTTATCGCGCTGGTCCGTCCGCTGGGCATCAAGGAGATCGTACGCTCGGGCAAAATCGCTATGGTCCGCGCGGTGCAGCTCGAAGGCGGCGGCCATCGCACCGCCGGCGCCCGCGAGGTCGGCTAGCCGCCGCATTTCCGGCTCCTCGCTGCGGCGAGGCCGGCTTTTCCAACTAAAGCGCGAATTTATTCAGGAGAACTTCCCCATGCAGGTCCAT
Coding sequences:
- the ilvN gene encoding acetolactate synthase small subunit → MPSHTISVLVENEFGVLARVAGLFSSRGFNIESLTVNEDPLDPTVSRIVLVATGDDQVLEQINKQLNKLVSVIKVTDFKDTSTIDREMVMVKVSVDERTRAELDSIVGAFRAHVIDIGPRAVTVEVTGDADKIKAFIALVRPLGIKEIVRSGKIAMVRAVQLEGGGHRTAGAREVG